A single region of the Planctomycetota bacterium genome encodes:
- the wrbA gene encoding NAD(P)H:quinone oxidoreductase, with the protein MKINVIFYSMYGHIYQLAEAVAAGAKEITGAEVKLLQVPETLSNEVLGKMGALEARKRFAHIPTATMDDLAQADAIIFGAPTRFGMMCAQMRTFLDSTGGLWAKGALVNKVGSVFTSSATQHGGQESTILNFHTTLLHHGFIIVGVPYSEQRQMGLKEISGGSPYGASTIAGPDGARMPSENELAIARFQGRHVAEITGRLID; encoded by the coding sequence ATGAAGATTAACGTTATTTTTTACAGCATGTACGGCCATATATACCAGCTGGCCGAGGCGGTGGCGGCCGGAGCTAAAGAAATAACCGGCGCCGAGGTGAAACTACTCCAGGTACCGGAGACCCTGTCCAACGAAGTTCTGGGCAAGATGGGCGCATTGGAAGCCAGAAAGCGCTTTGCCCATATCCCAACGGCGACGATGGACGATTTAGCCCAGGCCGATGCGATTATCTTCGGCGCGCCGACCAGATTCGGCATGATGTGCGCCCAGATGCGCACCTTCCTGGATTCTACCGGCGGGCTGTGGGCCAAGGGCGCGCTCGTCAACAAGGTGGGCAGCGTTTTCACCTCCAGCGCCACCCAGCACGGCGGACAGGAATCGACCATCCTGAATTTTCACACCACCCTGCTGCATCACGGGTTTATAATAGTAGGCGTGCCGTATTCCGAACAGCGCCAGATGGGTCTGAAAGAAATCTCCGGCGGCTCGCCGTATGGGGCGTCGACCATTGCCGGGCCGGACGGCGCCCGGATGCCCAGCGAAAACGAACTGGCCATTGCCCGATTCCAGGGCAGACACGTGGCGGAAATTACCGGACGTTTAATCGATTAA
- a CDS encoding ferritin family protein produces MKNKNFNASAIKWLGLAIASEKAALDDYLEYAHLAQDKTGKDMFIKLAQDEFRHMTILETERERLQAGRAWLSVKIPASPVEQAITRLDKNTSAAQAGETQVLELALKAEKKAGEFYLAQSGKVDSPAACALLQRLARMENAHYQILQAELDNINKTGFWMGLSEISMEVN; encoded by the coding sequence ATGAAGAATAAGAATTTTAACGCCTCGGCCATCAAATGGCTGGGGCTGGCCATCGCCTCGGAGAAGGCAGCGCTGGATGATTATCTTGAATACGCGCACCTGGCCCAGGATAAAACCGGCAAGGATATGTTCATCAAACTGGCCCAGGATGAGTTCCGGCACATGACCATACTGGAAACCGAACGGGAACGGCTCCAAGCCGGACGCGCCTGGCTGTCCGTGAAAATACCCGCCTCGCCTGTCGAGCAGGCCATTACCCGGCTCGATAAAAACACCTCCGCGGCTCAGGCCGGCGAAACCCAGGTGCTGGAATTAGCCCTGAAGGCGGAGAAAAAGGCCGGAGAATTTTACCTGGCCCAGTCAGGGAAGGTGGACAGCCCAGCCGCCTGCGCGCTCCTGCAACGCCTGGCCCGGATGGAAAACGCACATTACCAGATACTCCAGGCCGAATTAGACAACATCAATAAGACCGGCTTCTGGATGGGATTGAGCGAAATATCAATGGAGGTGAACTAA
- a CDS encoding 2-oxoacid:acceptor oxidoreductase subunit alpha, with protein sequence MDYSIKIGGEAGQGLQSIGLILAKTFNRAGYHIFTVQDYESRIRGGHSAFYLRFSDKPVEASSTPITFLVCFDKPTLSLYQTDVSPSGYIIYNSDAIKEEVRLKPFDEVNGRELATARPRSATKRTKQLERTGRHSVPVPLDTLALQTGNDKIYANSIALGAVIGLVGCDFNILSATLAEFFGGKHKQGDVVEKNILSAKTGFELIRNKFPQCPFPLAVKPRNNRMVITGSEAIALGALAAGCKFYSGYPMTPSTGILNYMAHAADKMGVVVEQAEDEIAAINMALGASYAGVQAMTATSGGGFALMIEGLSLAAMTETPIVIALGQRPAPATGLPTRTEQADLEYALYAGHGEFPRAIFTPGNAQQCFYLTAHAFQIAEKYQIPVFVLTDQYLADSYQDFEPFDISRIDATRYIMTDGELSSVKEYKRHALTPSGISPRALPGQSQHLVITDSDEHTEDGHLTEDLQVRTQMVDKRLRKYEALSKEVIAPSLEANTKAKTILVSWGSNYGVVKEAAQALDYAALHFQQVWPFPKDDFLRLTQGAQRIIVIENNATGQLARLIKSQTGLTNISSINKYNGLPFTTDELTAKITK encoded by the coding sequence ATGGATTACTCCATCAAAATCGGGGGCGAGGCCGGCCAGGGTCTGCAGAGCATCGGGCTTATCTTGGCCAAAACATTCAACCGCGCCGGCTATCATATTTTTACGGTCCAGGACTACGAATCCCGCATCCGGGGCGGGCATTCGGCTTTCTACCTGCGTTTCAGCGATAAGCCGGTCGAGGCGTCATCAACCCCAATAACCTTCCTGGTCTGTTTTGATAAACCAACCCTGTCTCTCTACCAGACCGATGTATCGCCATCCGGTTACATTATATATAACTCTGATGCCATTAAAGAAGAAGTTCGGTTGAAGCCCTTTGACGAAGTTAATGGTCGGGAACTCGCTACTGCGAGACCGCGTAGTGCAACGAAGCGAACTAAGCAACTGGAGCGCACCGGGAGACATTCCGTTCCGGTCCCGCTGGATACCCTAGCCCTGCAAACAGGCAATGACAAGATATATGCCAATTCCATTGCGCTGGGCGCGGTTATCGGCCTGGTCGGCTGCGATTTCAATATCCTTTCTGCCACCCTGGCCGAATTCTTCGGCGGCAAGCATAAACAAGGCGATGTAGTGGAAAAGAATATTCTTTCCGCTAAAACAGGGTTTGAGCTTATCAGGAATAAATTCCCGCAATGCCCGTTTCCCTTGGCGGTTAAACCACGCAACAACCGGATGGTCATCACCGGCAGCGAGGCCATTGCCCTAGGCGCGCTGGCGGCCGGATGCAAGTTTTATTCCGGCTATCCGATGACCCCGTCCACCGGCATCCTGAATTATATGGCCCACGCGGCTGATAAAATGGGCGTGGTAGTGGAGCAGGCCGAGGACGAGATTGCGGCCATCAATATGGCGCTGGGCGCATCGTACGCCGGCGTGCAGGCCATGACCGCCACTTCCGGCGGCGGATTCGCCCTGATGATTGAGGGCCTGTCACTGGCGGCCATGACCGAGACGCCTATTGTCATTGCCCTGGGCCAGCGGCCGGCCCCGGCCACCGGATTACCCACCCGAACCGAGCAGGCTGACCTGGAATACGCGCTCTATGCCGGGCACGGCGAATTCCCCCGGGCCATCTTCACGCCGGGCAATGCCCAGCAGTGTTTTTATCTGACCGCCCACGCTTTCCAGATTGCCGAGAAATACCAGATTCCGGTCTTTGTCCTGACTGACCAGTATCTGGCTGATTCCTATCAGGATTTTGAGCCGTTTGATATATCCAGGATTGATGCCACCCGCTATATTATGACGGATGGAGAATTATCATCCGTGAAAGAATACAAACGCCATGCGCTTACGCCGTCCGGCATCTCGCCCCGGGCCCTGCCCGGCCAGTCCCAGCACCTGGTTATCACGGACAGCGACGAACACACTGAAGACGGACATCTGACCGAGGATTTGCAGGTCCGAACCCAAATGGTGGATAAGCGCCTGCGCAAATACGAGGCGCTCTCCAAAGAGGTTATTGCGCCGTCTTTAGAAGCAAATACTAAAGCCAAGACCATCTTGGTTTCCTGGGGTTCTAATTACGGCGTGGTCAAGGAAGCGGCTCAAGCGCTTGATTACGCCGCCCTGCACTTCCAGCAGGTCTGGCCATTTCCCAAGGATGATTTTCTCCGGCTGACCCAAGGCGCCCAAAGGATTATCGTCATAGAAAATAACGCCACCGGACAGCTGGCCCGGTTAATAAAAAGCCAGACCGGCTTAACAAATATTAGTTCTATTAATAAATATAACGGATTGCCGTTTACAACAGATGAGCTAACCGCAAAGATTACAAAATAA
- a CDS encoding ferritin, with translation MPKASKELLDLLNTAIARELQVSIQYMWQHILWSGVKHFAVQEKFKDIAIEEMKHAESIAERLFYLDGMPTTKPSPIIVGKNLKEMVEQDAKDEEGAIKLYKEIIEAAGKEGDETTKQLFRNILMEEEDHHDTFTSLLEEI, from the coding sequence ATGCCAAAGGCATCAAAAGAATTGCTGGACCTGTTGAACACCGCTATTGCGCGTGAGTTGCAGGTTTCCATCCAGTACATGTGGCAACACATACTCTGGAGCGGCGTGAAACACTTTGCGGTCCAGGAAAAGTTCAAGGACATCGCGATTGAGGAGATGAAACACGCCGAATCCATCGCCGAACGGCTCTTCTATCTGGACGGCATGCCCACCACCAAGCCGTCTCCGATAATTGTCGGCAAGAATCTCAAGGAGATGGTTGAGCAGGATGCCAAAGACGAAGAAGGCGCCATAAAACTCTACAAGGAAATCATTGAAGCGGCCGGCAAGGAAGGCGATGAGACTACCAAGCAGCTGTTCCGGAATATCCTGATGGAAGAAGAAGACCATCATGATACCTTTACATCCCTGTTGGAAGAGATTTAA
- a CDS encoding rubredoxin, translated as MAKWKCKVCDYIYDPEKGDPDNNIPVGTSFEDLPDDWVCPECGVGKEEFEKV; from the coding sequence ATGGCCAAATGGAAATGCAAGGTTTGCGATTACATCTATGACCCTGAAAAAGGGGATCCGGATAATAACATTCCGGTTGGTACGTCTTTTGAGGACCTGCCCGACGACTGGGTTTGTCCTGAATGCGGCGTGGGCAAGGAAGAATTCGAGAAAGTATAA
- a CDS encoding winged helix-turn-helix domain-containing protein — MSGNGYNTTNIGENAGKVWQTLATNGGRQLETIAQQSNLPAEQAYLALGWLARENKINFAPRGKYTYVELTKAEKDACAICTH, encoded by the coding sequence ATGAGCGGTAACGGATATAATACGACCAATATCGGCGAGAATGCCGGCAAGGTCTGGCAGACCCTGGCCACCAACGGCGGTCGACAGCTGGAAACGATTGCCCAGCAATCCAATTTGCCGGCTGAACAGGCCTATCTGGCCCTGGGCTGGCTGGCCCGGGAGAACAAGATTAATTTCGCTCCACGGGGCAAATATACCTATGTAGAACTGACCAAGGCGGAAAAGGACGCCTGCGCCATATGCACGCACTAA
- a CDS encoding rubredoxin: protein MRKWVCGTCGYVWDGDNPPNNCPKCGAPKDKFTQLPEDKAKLVDRSRLTNDLHMKLEAIMNKAIAVAEDGIKDNLDPPCVVVFNKAKADAEIIKQMIKAEIQSHINKGKWG from the coding sequence ATGCGAAAATGGGTTTGCGGAACCTGCGGTTATGTCTGGGACGGTGACAACCCGCCCAATAACTGCCCCAAATGCGGCGCGCCTAAGGATAAATTCACCCAGCTGCCCGAAGATAAAGCCAAGCTGGTTGACCGGTCCCGGCTGACCAATGACCTGCATATGAAGCTGGAGGCCATAATGAATAAGGCGATTGCCGTGGCCGAGGATGGCATCAAGGACAATCTCGACCCGCCTTGCGTGGTGGTATTCAATAAAGCCAAGGCCGATGCGGAAATCATCAAGCAGATGATCAAGGCGGAAATCCAATCCCATATAAACAAAGGCAAGTGGGGATAA
- a CDS encoding 2-oxoacid:ferredoxin oxidoreductase subunit beta: MSTVFDNNTKPAWCPGCGDFGILNAVKKALTELGRAPHQVALISGIGQASKLPHYLNCNVFDGLHGRLLPAAQGVKIANKDLTVIAVGGDGDNYGEGGNHFIHAIRRNVNITLLVHNNQVYGLTKGQASPTSDLGMVTKVQHDGVLLTPFNPMAIAIALDCGFVARSFAGNPAHLTDTIKQAVNHNGFALVDILQPCVTFNKINTYKWYRERVYDIGKEAGYNPSDRLKAFAKSLEWGDKIPIGLIYKKDKASYIDSVSVLQDKPLVNQPHQPEKITDLLAEFV, from the coding sequence ATGTCAACAGTATTCGACAATAACACCAAGCCGGCCTGGTGCCCGGGTTGCGGCGACTTCGGTATCCTCAATGCAGTCAAGAAGGCATTGACAGAATTAGGTAGGGCGCCACACCAGGTGGCCCTGATATCCGGCATCGGCCAGGCCTCTAAGCTCCCGCACTATCTTAACTGTAATGTCTTTGACGGCCTGCACGGCCGGCTCCTGCCCGCGGCCCAGGGCGTCAAGATTGCCAATAAAGACCTGACCGTCATTGCCGTGGGCGGGGACGGCGACAACTACGGCGAAGGCGGCAACCATTTTATCCACGCTATCCGGCGCAATGTCAATATCACCCTGCTGGTCCACAACAACCAGGTTTACGGGCTGACCAAGGGCCAGGCATCGCCCACCAGCGATTTGGGAATGGTCACCAAGGTCCAGCATGACGGGGTGTTATTAACGCCCTTTAACCCGATGGCTATTGCTATTGCCTTGGACTGCGGGTTTGTGGCGCGGTCATTCGCCGGCAACCCGGCGCACCTGACTGACACCATCAAGCAGGCCGTCAATCATAACGGCTTTGCGCTGGTGGACATACTCCAGCCCTGCGTGACCTTTAATAAAATCAACACCTACAAATGGTATCGTGAACGGGTCTATGACATCGGTAAAGAAGCAGGGTATAATCCGTCAGACCGTCTCAAGGCATTTGCCAAATCGCTGGAATGGGGCGACAAAATACCTATCGGTTTGATATACAAAAAAGATAAGGCATCCTATATTGACTCGGTTTCTGTGCTTCAGGATAAACCACTGGTCAATCAGCCGCACCAACCAGAAAAAATAACCGATTTGCTGGCTGAATTTGTATAG
- a CDS encoding YHS domain-containing protein, which produces MGTEVTVTKNTLSAEYKGKVYYFCCGDCPGPFKANPEKYAK; this is translated from the coding sequence ATGGGCACTGAGGTCACCGTGACCAAGAATACCCTGTCCGCCGAATACAAGGGCAAGGTTTATTATTTCTGCTGCGGCGACTGTCCGGGTCCGTTCAAGGCCAATCCGGAAAAATACGCTAAATAG
- a CDS encoding pyridoxamine 5'-phosphate oxidase family protein translates to MPTCFKAIAVIAIALIITVGCSQTAAKPEPVQPTVTLNYDFIDRGATHQAEMEDVMGSVVAGYLIVNEEYPRSTLVNYLYRGKCFYFPLVTTAQPGFFKSLQSNPKVFFAVDKYTQLHWWSANVFGKAEIIKETARVSQWLEEYERTLGKDGFNYPAPKDVANTVIVKITPETITGRKMNDPQNPNYAPRLPWMTLSHGRADTDVTARALPVEVSGSTLAKEVSLGGVEPAVVESILKGVGGCRLNIVDTEYPYSIPMSVMSYTNGNVILHSNKKGQKMDLLRVNQKVSLDYQWFWNNSKWTALYLEGHINILEKPEEIAKALGMGAPQMFDKMAQRMAVLEFVPEKISARQIEIPIKWYSQMPGTKTR, encoded by the coding sequence ATGCCCACCTGTTTCAAAGCAATAGCCGTTATTGCCATCGCCTTAATCATCACTGTAGGATGCTCCCAGACCGCAGCGAAACCGGAGCCGGTCCAGCCAACGGTGACTTTAAACTATGACTTCATCGACCGGGGCGCCACTCACCAGGCGGAAATGGAAGATGTCATGGGTTCGGTGGTGGCCGGATACCTGATAGTAAACGAAGAATACCCCCGCTCGACGCTGGTAAACTATCTTTACAGAGGCAAGTGTTTTTATTTCCCGCTGGTAACCACGGCCCAGCCGGGCTTTTTCAAATCGCTCCAGTCCAACCCCAAGGTCTTTTTTGCGGTGGATAAATACACCCAATTGCACTGGTGGAGCGCCAACGTCTTCGGCAAGGCCGAGATAATCAAGGAAACAGCTCGGGTGTCCCAATGGCTGGAGGAATATGAAAGAACCCTGGGCAAAGACGGGTTTAATTACCCGGCCCCAAAAGACGTGGCCAATACGGTCATTGTCAAGATTACGCCCGAAACCATCACCGGCCGGAAGATGAACGACCCGCAGAACCCGAATTACGCGCCGCGCCTGCCCTGGATGACCCTATCGCACGGACGGGCGGATACGGATGTTACGGCCCGGGCACTGCCGGTTGAAGTATCAGGATCCACCTTAGCCAAGGAAGTATCTTTGGGCGGAGTCGAACCCGCTGTGGTTGAATCAATCCTCAAAGGCGTGGGTGGTTGTCGGCTGAACATCGTAGACACCGAGTATCCATATTCCATCCCGATGAGCGTGATGTCGTATACCAACGGTAATGTCATCCTGCACTCAAATAAAAAGGGCCAGAAGATGGATTTGCTCAGGGTTAACCAGAAAGTGAGTCTGGATTACCAGTGGTTCTGGAACAATTCCAAATGGACCGCGCTGTATTTGGAAGGCCACATAAATATCCTGGAAAAACCCGAAGAGATAGCCAAGGCGCTGGGCATGGGCGCGCCCCAGATGTTTGATAAGATGGCCCAGCGGATGGCCGTTTTGGAATTCGTTCCTGAAAAAATATCAGCCCGGCAGATAGAAATACCGATTAAATGGTATTCCCAGATGCCCGGCACCAAAACCAGATAA